In Festucalex cinctus isolate MCC-2025b chromosome 1, RoL_Fcin_1.0, whole genome shotgun sequence, the sequence AGACGTATAATGTTACGCATTACGTCATCACGTCATCACGTCAATTTCGCGATGTCAAATTTTTATCATCTAAAAAAATACATCGGTAATTTTGCAGatgatattttttggaacatcccTAGTGCtagcattaccaagtaagtgcctcaatattgttattagagattgtaggtggtttatatgcactgccgttatgtacaaaagcacaatatggtgctttttttagtatgagctcttcttttttttttctacaatattgtgaagtttttttaaatatcgccaacccccccacaatatcgtgataattatcgtatcgtgaccttcatattgtggtaatatcgtatcgtgatgtttggatatagttACATCCCCGCTATCAACTCCGCCccgcttgcctttttttttcttttttttttaaatcccgctTCTGTTGTGTGAGGGGTTAAGTGGGCGGAACCACAACAGTGATTGGAAATTAGCTAGCGGGGAGGGCTTTACTGCAGCGACACTGgacaggcacacacacacacacgcgcacacgcagtgGCGTCTAAAGCGTCAATACAAAATTTGTTGCGGACCGAAAACCCGCGGTCCTTAAGGGCGTATTGTCCCGTGAAGGACGGACCGAACGGTCCGGTCCAAGACCGAGAACCGTTGCATCCCTAGTGAACACACTGTACTGTATGACGTTGTTGTGTCCATGCTGAGCTTTGATTTGTGCGCATGCATGCCACTTCACGGATGCATTTGGTGCACAGCAAAAGTAGCATTTGTATTACTACATAAAAAGATCAGATTTAACAATAAATCCTAATTGTACATCATATAATCATACATTGTAGCTAGTGTTGACGTAGACTGTATTATTTTGATGTCCtttgttattttttccccagtacAGTAATGAACgcttcattgttttgtttacaaccattttttttgtaccgaCTACTTTTGTTTCTAAtcagaaatgcagataaaatcGTGTTATTCAAGAATTACTGGTCCACCATCAGCTATTTTAATGTTTTCTAATCTAGCCTACAAATTAATAAAGCATAAATGTCCagatttgaatatttaattgtaACCATTTTCTAAAGAACACAAGCTCGGAGTCAGACAAGTGTTGGAACTGAAGGGCAATAAATGTGTCATAGcattttgttgtgattgtattgtattgtattgtattttaaataaagatgCCTTAACTTGATCCACAACAATTCACAATTCAATTCACAAGCTCTAGACAAAATTGTGAAGAGACAACTCTCAATTTATTTCGCTAAACGCCTGTAATCTTTGTGTAAAACTGAAACTTGCGTCACAGTAGTTTAGATATGTACACCAGCTCACATTGTAGTTGGGATACGTTTCCAGAGTAGCTTGGCCAAttctcattgttttgttttgctctttaGAAAACATGTCATATTTTGCACTAATATTCGCCTGCATTGTTGGATGCTGCTTGGCATGAGCAGCAGACCAGTTCCAACAAGGCTGCTCCATGCCCCTCCAAAAAACCTCATTACCTAGGCTAAACTGGAGCTAATGTCAAACTACACGCCACATTCGACACGGACAACAATGAAATATCAGGAAAGGAAAGAAACAAGCACACATTACCCCTCAACGTTGTGAATGTAAACTGGAGACGAGGAATATCGTGCATTTGATCATTTCTGACTTTCGTCTTCCATCTACTTCACAGTCGCCATTTTCCGTGGTGGTCTGGTGTGGCAcagatcatttaaaaaagaaaaagaaaacattggcTTCAGTGAATTCGTCGTTTACCCGGCGATAGAAGCAACAAAACTGTTTAAACCCATGAGAAATGTAAATAAAGCTCCGAATAAAAATGAGTGGAGTTGCTGTCGCGTTTAATTTCGTCACACAATATTAGGATTCGGCGTGTGCAACCCCGCGCGATGTACTAATGGTTTGTTCCAAACAGGAGGCATAAAAAGGAGTAAATGAACAGCTTCCCTTTGGTGGCAGATTTTTGGTAGCCTTATGGTTAAcactaaaatattttctttaattttctttatttttttattttttacctgttTAATTGGCGTGTATCTCAGTtacagccgtttttttttttttttataaaataaaatcggaTTATGTAAATAAAGGTTGTTCTCTCACATAAAATGAAACCCAGGatagtctttgttgttgttgtactggATTAGTGGCTGTCAGCATAcagtatttcattattattatttggtcaCGTTTAATTAATGGAAATGGAGTCAATTCCATTATTTTGTCATTATAGTTTATGTATTAGGTCTTTTAATTCTAATCTTAAATAAGCCTAATGTAACCCCCATAAAgaaatgtatatatacatatatatatatatatatatatatatatatatatatatatatatatatatatatatatatatatataaacatatatatatatataaacatgtaTAAATACAATTCCACTACCCGCTCATTGTTATTAACAATTACGTTATTCCAAATAATGAATTGGACAACGATTTGGAGTTTGTCCTATTCAAATCGGCAAGACTGATGACTAGTACTAAAAGCTCTCGAAGTCAGCTCCTACTAGCGTCAAAGAAGGGAGCCGTTGATGAACAGAGGTAATCAGAAAATTATATTTTGACAAGAGGACTTGCATTCTATGTCAAATTATAAGTCCAGTTTGTTCCTAATTcgtctaaaattaaaattaaatgccAACTATAGACGTTCCGTCATATGCTACactgttcgtttttttgttttgttttttaaatactgtttgCGAAGCTATTGCTAGTAATTAGCAATGCTAACTAATGTTCAGTCTGCTCTGAAAATTAACAAACAAAAGACGATAAGTTTCTCATAAAAATatgtggtattttatttattaaattattttaacaaGTCTAATATGTGTAATATTTGTCTGTTACGGTTAacatttcattcaaatgtagctaatagtgacatttgttatATTGTGCCAGATGTAAGGCAAACTTGCCGCTTGGTAGCTACTGTGACGTTCACACACAGATTCAAATATTACCTAATACTGTACTTAAATGTAATTCTGCTTATGTTGAGGCTGTTTTTCTCTTTCTTGCatgggttttctctgggtaaTTATTCATATGTACAGTATGAATGTGGGTGTGTGAAGATTGTTTGCAGTTGCACTGGTCGTCTGGGaaccagtccatggtgtacCATGGTGTGCCTCTTCTTGCTCTAAGCTTTCCAGGGATTGGCTGCAGGTCACGTCAaaccctagtgaggaaaagcaatatagaaaatggatgaatatagttttttttttctttttaattaagcgaccAGTCCAAGATGTACCCCATCTCAGACATGGTAGCATAGAAATggatggaagtttaaaatattGGCAAATTACAGTCCTGTCAAATTGACACTTTAGGTTCCTCATTGCAGTATATCGCCACCAGAATAAAACAGTCAACATTTCAAATGGTGTCTAGATAAACAATAATGTTGATATGTCACATTATGTGCaaattaatgtttgtttttcgtgACTGTGACACCATTCTTCATCTACTTGCAAATAACCCAACTTCATTGTTTATCTTTGTTTATCTATGACAGTGAGATAGAACAATGAAATGTTTTTCCACTAGATAGCAGAAGCTACAGTTAACCTGTGTGTCCAACTGTTAGCATTACTACAACAGAATAATAACTTTGTGTTCAACTTAACAGGCTCAAATTTCCACTGAGTTataaatgtgttaataaattctGCCAAGACCATCATTATTTATCTAtatagtacagtatatatatattttgtgacatttttctttggTGTTGTTACTGTGCGATTTTTCAAACGTCACATCTGTCTTGCCTCTCAATAAAGGGTGAAAAGTGCTGCACTAATGAATAAAATGTTGGACTCAGATGATTGCACCTTGTCTTTGGATAATCTGTTTTTTGGGAAACCTATCGTCCACAAAGTGTGAGTACAACAAGAAAGCCCTGAAACTCACTGTCATctcttttatttcaaataatattgTGTCACTTTTGGGTTGTAATCTGCAGAAAGCCACTGTACCGGGAGGACAGTTCGTGGCTTCTGGAAGCACCTCCTTCTCTTTCCCAGATTCCATCCACTCAGGTTATGCAGGAAGAGGCAGAGTCACTTGCTAACCTGTACAGTATGTTATGTTCCTATATGAATTCCTTTTCACTTGACTTCTATAAACTGTACCATATCTGGCTAATTGAAGTCTAACTATCGACTGTGTGACTCACTGTGAGATTGCTTTAGTAGCCTTGAAGAACTTTGCTCTTTCTTTCCCTTGTAAACAAATTGCAGTGTTTTAAAAAGCATTCTTATGACTGCTGTACAACTTAGTCAGTTATAACAGCTTTAGAATTCACAGGTTCCCAACAAAGACTGTCAAACAGTCTTATTGCGAGCGAGAACGAAGAGATCCAAGAAAGCACCGGCAGCGACAGTAGACTCGACGGCCATTGGGGAAGTGAAGGTTTTCAGGACCTCTATCATGGTCCCTGTCATAGTAGCTTAGAGGAAGATGACGGTCTGCAAGATACTGAACGAGGAACCATCAGCATGAAGTATTTATCTGCGGGTGACAGAAAAGGTCCACCTCTGCGGAGAAGGTAAGTTGGCAGTTCATACTCATTGTAGCCGTACATTTGCTTGTGAACTATGCTTTCTGGCGCTCATTTTCATATTGATGACTATTTAGGGATAGCACTTTCTTTCCGATTGATATGTGGTCAAGTCATTGTGGGTTCAATCTTTTAAAAACAGCACTGATTATTCATATATATGCAGTGGtgacttgagatacaagtgacccaactttattacagtacaatatttacaaatgtattaCAGTTGAACCTCCAAAGTTAAaagtcaaacattttgaagtttaACAATTTCTTTCTGAAAAATATCAAGAACGTCTGGTACTGTATTTGCAAGTCATAATTAAGTCAAATATTAAACTTCATTTTTCAAACACTTTCCAAGTTACTGTGCAAAAATCAAGCAAATCATATGTGGTCAACTTGTGTCAACCGTGGTCAACTTctctttaaattaaaatgttactttgtaAAGGGTTTATGTTGTGAGACCTTGAGGCTGGAACAAATGAATTCACTTAAGATTATTTCATAAGGGAAGAATTATTGTCAAATTCAGACGACATGGAAGGATCATATTCAGGAGTTTATGCCGTGGATTAATacgttcttaactcattcaatcccaaaaacgtataaatacgttttttaatactttctcattcacaaccaaaaacatatttatacgtttttttttatatattttttttatgctatagcaaacagaaggctttaatatagattctgacctgaagaagtcgcttaaagcaatggtagtattacaaaaaacgtccatcaagtggcagaagagtataagagatcagccatgttccaacaagcttttttttccccagtgtttttttttgtttttgtttttttttcctgatgacaagagagtgtaatctttcttttagtaggtgtccatgtttttatagcacgagaacataatattctgtgggccttgcaaaatcagtccaaatccagtcaaacaggttcagtcaaaatggctgggagtgaaagagttaacatTGATATACTTTGTGGTTTCCACCCTAGGTTAAGCCAAGACTCATATTTGACATTAGATAAATCTTACAACACATCTCTAAACAGaagtgtcacaaaaagtatGTACAATAGTGCTTTGAGATGTGAGATCAATTTGTTCTGTTACatttgtaactcaaaacactcataTAGCAAATCATGTTTctgaattgaaatgaatggaaatgcaattcCAACATCCCAGAAATTgccataataaaaaaatagcactgtatcatattgtactgtattgtaaatacacaatttttgccaaaatttttgcttcatttccaCGGACATTATGCAACTTCTGGTGAGCCTCAGCCACCAGGGGCCAGAATAAtacagaaatacaaatatactgcaCATGGAGAAGGTCTCAGCTCCTTAGTAAGACACAGTAATAATGGTGACTATTGTTATTAATTATTACCTGTCATCAGGGTTATAATGCCGCAACAccaatgctttttatttttagcttgtCTATGgaattttgcattgtttgttagcattagacTTTCCTAAGGCAAAGAGCTATGTggttattttaaatacataaagtGTAATAAACTTTGTTTATAGTTAGTTTGACAATAAACTTGAGCTCGGAGTGACAATACACAGCTTGAACCCTctcttttgaagattttttttcactatgATAAACTAATGTTTgctgtgaagtgagttgagttcactgccaccatatAACGCTCATATCATTGATTTTTGCTCTCAAGTCAAAACAATAAATCTGCCAAACGTCAGCTCGTATTTTGAAAAACTCATTAGTtgggtcacttgtatctcaaggcatatAACTGAAAACAATGTGGATGTGTGGTGGTAGGAGTTGTAGTGGACCAGAATTTATTTGTTCCTTCTGTCGCTATAAGTCACGAGCATAGATAGTTGAACAATTTGTTGTCATGTAATAATATTTTTGaaccaatttaatcaaattcaaTCCCTCCTGGCACAGTATTTTGGAATCACTAGTGTATTTAGTGGCACggtgatgactggttagcacgttcgcctctcagtgctgaggacgcaagatcgagtccaggcttcagccttcctgggtggagtttgcatgttctccccatgcctgcatgGCTCTTCTCCGGTTActcccgtctcctcccacattccaaagacatgcatggcaggttgattgggtgctctgaattgtccctcggtgtgcttgtgagtgtgagtggttgtttgtctgtgtgccctgtaattggcaggcaaccatttcagggtgtaccccgcctactgcccgaaggaTAGGCTCTAGCGCCCTCGCGACCTTTGTGAAGAGTAAGCggttaaagaaaatggatggatggatgaatagtaTATTTAGTAAGGTGGCTCAATCCTCAGGTCACTGTTGTTACCTTCACACTGGACTGCAGCTACAACAGTCTTCATCTTTTTGCTCTGCTGTGCTTCCGACCCAAACAGCTTGTTCAAGGTTCCCGTGTCGAGGCGTGGAGGTGACTTGTCAAACACAAATGACCCCTATAGTAGTCAGACAGCATCCAGACCTGAAACTTTTCGCAAtccggttgccatggcaacagcgcCTCCTCCCCCTCTTCAGCCACCGAGGGCGACATTTAGCCACTCTGCTCCTTCGTCCCCCTTCCAGCCCGTCTCCTTCCTCCCCCCTCCTCTGCTCTCATCTGCAGTGAGCGTCAATCCCCCCCAGCAGGTGGCCCATGTGGAAAGGCAGGACAAGGGCACAATGAGAGCCTTGGTTCCACCCGGCGTGCCTGAGCCGCTCCACGTCCAAGGTCCTGCACCACGATTACACACTTGAAAAACACATCTCTAAAGAATATTCCTACTGTATAGCCTCTTAATAAGGTTGCAGCTAAACGACCATGCAAATGTGCAGCCATGACAGCAGCTTGTACAATGTGCTTGGGTTGCATTGAGGTGAACTGAGGTGAGCTCTGTGTAGTTGTAGGGGAgcatgctaaccactaggcGGTAGAAAGTAACGGCGGGTAGTTAGAGAAAATCCCAGTACAGTATTATTGTTTACCATTGCCACTTAACTATAGCACATTACGTTAAAACAAATATCACAGCACAccatcaaacaaaaatgtcacaaaacatATAGTACATactgaaaaaaagtatattttaagCTAAGTTTGAATGTCCAATTCATTTTTGAcatgaaattttaatggctgtattttgtgcATTGTAGGGTCTTCAGGATCTGATGTTTTGCGCCCAGTCTCTGAAATccgtatcctttttttttttttttacctatttaAAACTACAATCGATTGTTGTTTGTCTCTgagtgccctgcaattggctggcaaccagtcaaggctgtacaccgcctactgcccaaagccagctgagataggctccagcaccccccgtgacccttgtgaggaataagcggtcaaaaaaacaaaaaacaaaactacattCATTAAAGACACcctataaagtgaaaataaatgtcttctaaatttgacacactCATGCTGAACTCCAAAGTTTGTCACGTAATGCTGTTGTAGccacaaccccaaaaaaaatatgcaaaattaaataaaatagttgAACGCTTTATCTGCACAATTATGTTCGACATGCCAgtctttgcacattttcagtacTTCAAACAAGTTCCTTCAAGCAATTTACAGTATAATGTACCGGTATTTAGAAAGTACATCTCTGAACTCACTTTAAAGGGCctttaaatgaaatattttagtCTGAGGTTTTCATAAATACTTGACATTTTCAATTCCTGATCCATGCTAACAGCAGCTAAATTCAGACCCGTCTTCAGCGAGTTCCCCTTTTTTAACTATGTCCAATCTAAAGCTCTAGATGAGGTAAGCATGATTTTAACTGAGCCTTCTGAGAGTTTGAGAGAATTGGCGTTGATAATGTTCGCATCTCAGATTCTTTACACAGACAAGAACTTTGTGGCATGTGCTCCTACCGGATCTGGTAAAACGGTGCTGTTTGAACTGGCTATCATTCACCTGTTGATGGAGACCACAGAGCCCTGGAGAGGCGTCAAAGCTGTATACAGTAAGTTTTCAGTTCACTTTGTTTCAAGTTTATATGTAATGCAGAATTCACACAAATGATCGtcatctgcaaaaaaataaaataaataaggatcACTCATCTCTCTTTTAAAACAGCTTTTGAGAGCCGTGGGACATATTTTTATAATTGACGTATTTAACAGTCTTATGTTGGgattggggcggcacggtgaatgactggttagcacgtccgcctcccagttctgaggactcggtttCTAGTCCAGGCTCtgcccttcctgggtggagtttacatgttttccccgtgcctgcatgggtcttctccgggtactccggtctcctcccacattccaaagacatccatccatccatccatccattttcttgaccacttattccttacaagggtcgtgggggtgctggcgcctatctcagctggctctgggcagtaggcgggggacaccctggactggttgccagccaatcgcagggctccaaagacatgcatggcaggttaattgggtgctctgaattgtccttaggtgtgtgagtgtgtatggttgttcgtctctgtgtgccctgcgactggctggcaaccagtccagggtctcccccacctactgcccaaagccacctgagataggctccagcacccctcgcgacccttgtgagggataagcagtcaaggaaatggatggatggatgttggaatTGCTGCTTTTTGACATTTCTTGGCATTCACACTTAATTCCTACAGAGGTAACAAAATTATGATTTAAACGTGATTAAATGAAAAGACATAACTCAAGACAACAtcacaacataaaaacaaaacagtgaaatggaaaaacacatcaagttaattcacaaaataaaagcaagatGTTTAGCTCAGGAAAGTGAAAGAAAACATAGGTACACGGTTGATAAGGTCAATGGAATTTCTttatttcaaattcaatttaaaaaaaaaagattttataaCTATTGATTGTTTCTGCTTGCCAGTGGCCCCCATCAAAGCTCTCTGCAGTCAGTGCTTTGAGAACTGGACGAAGAAGTTTGGTCCTCTGGGACTGAACTGTAAAGAGCTGACGGGCGACACCGAGATTGACGACTTCTTCGAAATTCAGGACTCGCACATCATCTTGACCACGCCAGTGTGTGACAGCAAtgtagcaggaaaaaaaaaaaaaaaacaagtgcaaaAGGCATAACGTCATATAATGATGTATTCTTTCCCCAGGAAAAATGGGACAGCATGACAAGAAAGTGGAAGGACAACTGTCTGCTGCAGTTGGTCAGACTCTTCCTTATAGATGAGGTTAGTGTGTTTTCAGATATAAAGCCCCAGTGCATGAAATTGACTGACGTTCATTTTTAATAATGCCACCATCCAATGACTCATGTGCTTTTATGAAAGATgatcttttgtttttccagattcATGTAGTGAAGGATGCAACTCGTGGTGCCACTCTAGAAGTGGTAGTTAGCAGGATGAAGGCTGTGCATGCCTACAGGACAGTCCACAATCAGGACAAAGGCATCTCCATGCGGTTTGTGGCTGTGTCGGCCACCATTCCCAATATTTCTGACGTAAGAACGCTAGAATTCTCTCATTTGTAGCTCCAGTGGCGCTTGTTTACTAGTCCTTGTATTATCTACCTTTGTGTAGATAGCAGATTGGCTGTCCAATGAGAATGGTCCAGCTTCATATCTGGAATTGGATGAGAGCCACCGCCCAGTGAAGCTGAGGAAAGTGGTTTTAGGATTCCCCTGTAGCCCGAACCAAACAGAGTTCAAGTTTGACTTGTCTCTTAATTACAAGATGGCCAATATCATACAGACTTATTCTGACCAGAAGCCTGCTTTAGTGGTACGTGCACTCTAAAAGTAAAGTGGTGTAGTGTTGTTCTGGGTAACCTTACGACAACAATCATCTTCTTCTATAGTTTTGTTCCACCAGAAAAGGAACCCAGCAGTCAGCTGCTGTTCTAGCTAAGGATACACGTTTCATTATGACCACTGAACACAAGCAAAGGTGTATATTCAACAACATCAATGACAAACTCTTGCATGTAACCACTTCAAGATATCAATGTTTGGAAGTCCGTCATGTCTTCATCTCCTTGCCTTTCAGATTAATGAAATATGCACAGTCCATTCTGGAGGCAAAATTGAaaggtaacttttttttgtcatggaaAGTTATGTGGTAATATAAATTACTGGGAAGTTGCCTGACAGGTTGATATTCTGTGTATAGAGCTGGTGATAATGGGAGTTGGTTACCACCACGCTGGAGTAGATGCCTCAGACCGAAAAGTGATAGAAAAGGCCTTCACTCTTGGAGACCTGCCTGTCCTTTGTAAGACGGGCAGTGTGTGACACGTGAACCTGAGTATCTTTCAAGGAACAACTGCTCGATGTAGCATTACTTTTTGTGATGTTGATACTGTCTGTTATTTCAATCTTATAGTTACCACACGCACTCTTGCCATGGGAGTGAACCTGCCTGCTCACCTCGTGGTGATCAAGTCCACTGTGCAGTATGTTGCAGGCTCCTGTGAAGAGTACAGCGAGGTTGACATGCTGCAGATGATTGGCCGGGCTGGAAGACCGCAGGTGATGTCAAATTTTGTAACGCAAACACATTAGttagattattaaaaaaaaaaaaaaacagattcaataagaaaaataaattatggATTTTGAATGTTCTaccaccttgtttttttttttttttaatgatttaataTTCTTGTCTTAGTTTGACACATCTGCCACTGCCGTGATCATGACCAAAATGCAAACCAAAGACAAGCATATGAAACTCATGAATGGGATAGAGATTATCGAGAGCAGGTATTGAatttttccagagtgaaagTTGATACGACAGTTGTAAAGTGAACCCCAGTTTATTGCTGTGATATATTCCAGGCACACACagtagatgaaaaaaaatttgTCTAATAAAATTCTActatcttaatgctaacatactgtATAATGTGAAACACCATGAATGGACTAATGAACATTAGCATAGATGCTAAAgcaacaatactcacaggcatacaGACATTTTCTCTCTGCTCTGGGAACAACAACTGTTACTGGAGATTAGTGTgggaccttctctgcctcttcttcttgctTTTAATTATGCTATATCTCTTCCAATTCATAGACCTCAGTGCTACCTGGTATGTTACGACACAATGTGATACTACACTGAAGATGCACAATCCTGTAtaactgttaaaataaataaataaataaaaacatctgacaataaaaaaaaaaaaaatctgtgaaatgGCAGGGGTGCGAAAATTGAACTAAATGTGTTTTGGACAGTTTGCACAGTCACCTGGTGGAGCACCTGAATGCCGAGATTGTTCTCCAAACCATCAGCGATGTCAACATGGCTCTTGACTGGATACGTTCCACCTTCCTCTACATCCGAGCGCTGAAGAACCCGGAACACTATGGTTAGCTCGCCGTAGAAAGTCTCTCACCATTAGCAGACAGCTTTAAAGTTGTCGTTGAATGGCAATATGGTCCTCAATGTTGTGATATTCATACCAATGCAAAGCCATTTGTAACTCAGGTTTCTCTGCTGACATAGACAGATGTGGGATTGAAGCAAAACTTCAAGGTAGGCTTTTACCTTCTCCATGGACGCTCAGATAATCAGAcgtccttccacattccaaaataaTAATGTGAGTTTAACTGAAGACGATTGGCTGACGACCAGTACGAATGCACTCCACCTCTTTGCCAAAATCAGCTTGAATTGGCTCAACTCACTTGCACTTTCAAGAATGGATGAAAGATGGATGAATTCTGTGGATCGGTGGCGATTATTCAGATTCACAGAATCCTCATCTTTTATTCTTTGTTATGTCTACTACCTCTAAATTTGAATGTAATATTCTGTTACTCCTCTCCTATTGTAGAACTGTGTCTAAAGAACCTCAACTCTCTGTCTTCTATCAACCTGATCACCATGGATGAGGACATCAATATTAAACCTACAGGTAGCGAAGcactttttaattggtcttgTATAACAAAAGGTAAGAtgttacatttttgtatttctttgaTGCATTTGGATTGGTGTGAACCCTTCGGGCTTTGATTTCATCTTTGGCAACGCTCTATGTGTTA encodes:
- the hfm1 gene encoding putative ATP-dependent DNA helicase HFM1 isoform X5 is translated as MNKMLDSDDCTLSLDNLFFGKPIVHKVKPLYREDSSWLLEAPPSLSQIPSTQVMQEEAESLANLYSSQQRLSNSLIASENEEIQESTGSDSRLDGHWGSEGFQDLYHGPCHSSLEEDDGLQDTERGTISMKYLSAGDRKGPPLRRSLFKVPVSRRGGDLSNTNDPYSSQTASRPETFRNPVAMATAPPPPLQPPRATFSHSAPSSPFQPVSFLPPPLLSSAVSVNPPQQVAHVERQDKGTMRALVPPGVPEPLHVQGSSGSDVLRPVSEIPAKFRPVFSEFPFFNYVQSKALDEILYTDKNFVACAPTGSGKTVLFELAIIHLLMETTEPWRGVKAVYMAPIKALCSQCFENWTKKFGPLGLNCKELTGDTEIDDFFEIQDSHIILTTPEKWDSMTRKWKDNCLLQLVRLFLIDEIHVVKDATRGATLEVVVSRMKAVHAYRTVHNQDKGISMRFVAVSATIPNISDIADWLSNENGPASYLELDESHRPVKLRKVVLGFPCSPNQTEFKFDLSLNYKMANIIQTYSDQKPALVFCSTRKGTQQSAAVLAKDTRFIMTTEHKQRLMKYAQSILEAKLKELVIMGVGYHHAGVDASDRKVIEKAFTLGDLPVLFTTRTLAMGVNLPAHLVVIKSTVQYVAGSCEEYSEVDMLQMIGRAGRPQFDTSATAVIMTKMQTKDKHMKLMNGIEIIESSLHSHLVEHLNAEIVLQTISDVNMALDWIRSTFLYIRALKNPEHYGFSADIDRCGIEAKLQELCLKNLNSLSSINLITMDEDINIKPTEAGKLMARYCVAFDTMLQFSKVSGAESLSDLIELVSKSQEFSDIQLRMSEKKPLNTLNRDKNRTTIRFPMEGKIKSNNMKVNCLIQAQLGSISIQEFGLTQDTAKIFRNGLRISKCLSEYLSQHSKMGFSILLNSLIMAKCFRAKLWENSPYVSKQLDKIGQTLSTAMVNAGLTTFSKIEQTHPREIELILNRHPPFGNQIKEFVLHLPKYEVTLEQLPRYSSNIAEIVVKVNLKNRELLLIKRTAPDNHYVSLVIGDSDNNCVFQQKFTDLLLLKCSSWSKKIEVSKALKGDEISVNLISSEYVGLDIQQKFNVYYSGARKFETDNLYNMSYESARGTLQQSAANLQSVNKATPRKGSIPSSTEQDGGNRRQCNHLCKNKDQCGHDCCKTGVTVVRKRLTNKVGNFSSYLSDLRSRCDTLAPTPVKRLKIKMTEDSVGVNMQQFSYKAKKLHTMTSHDRYHHKASAVMDLTGEGSSQYPHHIDDFDIDDDIFVDMHRTMEKPVQANVAANVAPGTHQVSVSWGNAGSIAAVSKGLETHMNPINTACTISQRTWQATNQSTHSNNETLSQIPSVNFDLGNDWDDWSDFDEENLVHASGTASLTQTQSNECNISGYVAKSPCRPNAVPLRSISQNVLSNPGPSPFAAGQLNQTKNPSMFSAGIATKSPERTTSSCVYPPTQRFNFFSTMSVPFDANATDNNNRTDSKEEETFFGIFDGIF